The Pseudanabaena galeata CCNP1313 genome has a segment encoding these proteins:
- a CDS encoding DUF4007 family protein → MSELNLSFHTTFSLKKEDILRIVKVAEEEEKGVKDSQENLMAKTGLGNKKVGPIKSWSIRSGLVDKETGKLTPQGAIARKHDPYLQSPITDWLMHFYLSFSDKGLATPPPDPAEWGGWTWFVYSFLPQRKNFTRQELESYAGSVFTKAAKNIAKDLNILLRAYTEPHALFGCGFVKATEKDKFVVAQANQPNDYLIAYLLTQLWERDFGDTNSVQTREILQQKLGLTEVLGINADSIQTILDRLEAKAIIEQNRAVSPAETVRRWHNPLDLLEKAYAD, encoded by the coding sequence ATGTCAGAACTAAATCTCAGCTTTCATACAACTTTTTCACTCAAAAAAGAAGATATTTTAAGAATAGTCAAAGTTGCTGAAGAAGAAGAAAAAGGAGTTAAGGATTCTCAAGAAAATCTCATGGCTAAAACTGGCTTAGGGAATAAAAAAGTTGGTCCAATTAAATCTTGGTCTATTCGTTCAGGATTAGTTGATAAAGAGACAGGCAAACTCACCCCACAAGGCGCGATCGCCCGCAAACATGATCCTTATCTCCAATCACCCATCACCGATTGGCTCATGCACTTCTATCTCAGTTTCAGCGACAAAGGACTAGCCACCCCACCCCCAGATCCCGCCGAGTGGGGCGGCTGGACATGGTTTGTTTATAGCTTCTTGCCACAACGTAAAAACTTTACTCGTCAAGAACTCGAAAGCTATGCTGGCTCAGTCTTTACCAAAGCAGCTAAAAATATTGCCAAAGACCTCAACATTTTGCTGCGTGCTTACACAGAACCACATGCCCTCTTTGGTTGCGGCTTTGTCAAAGCCACTGAAAAAGACAAATTTGTAGTCGCACAAGCCAACCAACCTAATGACTATCTAATTGCTTACTTGCTAACTCAACTTTGGGAACGAGACTTCGGCGACACTAACTCTGTACAGACTCGTGAAATCTTACAGCAAAAACTAGGACTAACAGAGGTTCTGGGCATTAACGCGGATTCAATTCAAACGATTTTAGATCGGCTAGAAGCCAAAGCCATCATCGAGCAAAATCGCGCCGTCTCCCCCGCCGAAACCGTCCGCCGTTGGCATAATCCTCTTGACCTATTGGAGAAAGCTTATGCAGACTAA
- a CDS encoding ribbon-helix-helix domain-containing protein, protein MYQRINITLPNETLQLLDRIAPKGDRSHFIDQAVKYYINAEAKENLREKLKQGAVRWAERDLGITQDWFNIDEESWQNANR, encoded by the coding sequence ATGTATCAACGAATTAATATTACGCTGCCTAATGAAACCTTACAGCTACTCGATCGCATAGCCCCAAAAGGCGATCGTAGTCATTTTATTGACCAAGCAGTAAAGTACTACATTAATGCCGAAGCAAAAGAAAATCTTAGGGAAAAGCTCAAACAAGGTGCAGTCCGATGGGCCGAAAGAGATCTAGGTATTACCCAAGACTGGTTTAATATTGATGAGGAATCATGGCAAAACGCCAACAGGTAA
- the brxL gene encoding BREX system Lon protease-like protein BrxL, with translation MTYDCELVSEVFGNLSVDKSRLPANISAIAPKFVTEWLVDKLVPGRGKLTLAEQEKVNEFVQKAFPRKDDANLINFHIHKGEVYKLISLMQVRVKVDTAGNKIHDPVARIPSLKMEKCQISNDLIENNTMLLRQGVWGKISLARGADDAIEVIDFDPFQCSSINLAEYAKTRSQFTSEQWRDLMLCSMGCNPEHPSYTTTAKTWMLARLLPLVEQNYHMMELAPKGTGKSYIYENINSKVSLISGGKVTPAQLFINGSTKEVGLLGRHDVVILDEAQSLVFTNPEEVIGSLKTYLASNKYNRSGFADISSDCSLVLLANIELDSNLRPRNEHNLLVDLPPFLSETAFLDRFAGISPGWEIPKFRGDMVASQVGLKMDFFGEVLLAMRQDNRYMSYVQQHIKFDEGITIRDQNAIYKSASGFLKILYPHLELTLSDFESDCLKPALQMRQAIRTIMYNLDDEFRQSGKEIIAEVK, from the coding sequence ATGACATACGACTGTGAATTAGTTAGCGAAGTTTTTGGCAACTTAAGTGTTGATAAAAGTCGATTACCTGCCAATATAAGTGCGATCGCGCCCAAATTTGTTACAGAATGGCTAGTCGATAAACTAGTCCCTGGAAGAGGTAAGTTAACCCTAGCTGAACAAGAAAAAGTTAACGAATTTGTCCAGAAAGCTTTTCCTCGTAAAGATGATGCCAATTTAATTAATTTTCATATTCATAAGGGCGAAGTTTATAAACTAATTTCCTTAATGCAGGTAAGGGTAAAAGTAGATACTGCGGGAAACAAAATCCACGATCCCGTTGCACGAATTCCATCTCTCAAAATGGAAAAATGTCAAATCTCTAATGACTTAATTGAAAACAATACAATGCTTTTACGGCAAGGGGTCTGGGGCAAAATCAGCCTTGCTAGAGGTGCAGATGATGCGATCGAAGTAATTGACTTCGATCCTTTTCAATGTTCCAGTATAAACTTAGCAGAATATGCTAAAACCCGATCTCAGTTCACTTCAGAGCAATGGCGAGATCTTATGCTTTGCTCAATGGGCTGTAATCCTGAACATCCCAGCTACACGACAACAGCAAAAACATGGATGCTCGCTCGTCTTTTACCCCTTGTTGAGCAAAACTATCACATGATGGAACTTGCCCCCAAAGGGACTGGCAAAAGCTACATATATGAAAATATTAATAGCAAAGTTTCTTTGATTAGCGGAGGTAAAGTTACTCCAGCACAGCTTTTTATTAACGGATCAACTAAAGAAGTTGGACTCTTAGGAAGACATGATGTCGTGATCCTTGACGAAGCCCAAAGCCTAGTATTTACCAACCCAGAAGAAGTTATTGGCTCATTAAAAACCTATTTAGCAAGTAATAAATATAATCGCTCAGGTTTTGCAGATATTAGTAGTGATTGTTCTCTCGTACTGCTTGCTAATATTGAACTAGACTCAAACTTACGTCCCCGCAATGAACATAATCTACTTGTCGATTTACCTCCTTTCTTATCTGAAACAGCTTTTCTAGATCGATTTGCAGGAATTTCTCCTGGCTGGGAAATACCCAAATTTCGGGGTGATATGGTTGCTTCCCAAGTAGGGTTAAAAATGGACTTTTTCGGGGAAGTATTATTGGCTATGAGGCAAGACAATCGTTATATGAGTTATGTTCAACAACATATCAAATTTGATGAAGGTATAACGATTCGCGATCAAAATGCCATTTATAAATCCGCATCGGGATTTTTGAAAATTCTTTATCCCCATCTTGAACTAACCTTATCCGACTTTGAGAGTGACTGCCTAAAGCCAGCACTACAAATGCGCCAAGCTATCCGCACAATTATGTATAACCTTGATGATGAATTTAGACAATCTGGGAAGGAAATTATCGCGGAGGTAAAGTAA
- a CDS encoding Uma2 family endonuclease, producing the protein MTIMIAKTTQNTKSRVTFADYLTYFDGSDTKYELVDGELVAMSLATGKHGGITKFLERDLDGEIERTGLPWIALQGIVGVRCPRGIGLDTVRIPDVVVMQRNDWQALQEREAVIDFDLSAPLLVIEVISPSTKNVDYRAKRTEYAARDIPEYWIIDPLEAKVTVLINSDGWYDITEFFDSDRIISPTFPELQLTPLTIFSI; encoded by the coding sequence ATGACCATCATGATCGCAAAAACCACGCAAAATACCAAGTCTAGAGTCACTTTTGCTGACTACCTAACTTACTTTGACGGGTCTGACACAAAATATGAACTAGTTGACGGAGAACTTGTAGCAATGTCATTAGCCACTGGAAAACATGGCGGAATTACTAAGTTTTTAGAAAGAGATCTTGATGGTGAAATTGAGCGCACTGGCTTACCTTGGATTGCATTGCAAGGCATTGTCGGAGTACGTTGTCCTCGTGGCATTGGACTAGATACCGTCAGGATTCCTGATGTAGTGGTGATGCAGAGAAATGATTGGCAAGCTTTGCAAGAGCGTGAAGCTGTGATTGATTTTGATCTATCCGCACCATTACTTGTCATCGAAGTAATCAGCCCTTCCACAAAAAACGTTGACTACCGAGCCAAACGCACTGAATACGCCGCCCGTGATATCCCTGAATATTGGATCATCGATCCGCTAGAGGCAAAAGTCACTGTCTTAATTAATTCCGATGGTTGGTATGACATAACTGAGTTCTTTGATAGCGATCGCATTATTTCTCCAACTTTTCCAGAACTTCAGTTGACACCACTAACAATTTTTTCTATCTAA
- a CDS encoding phosphoadenosine phosphosulfate reductase family protein, whose product MTRHILGLSGGKDSTALAILMHKEVPQMEYFFCDTGKELPETYEYLERIKARLGIKIEYLNAERDFDHWLEVFNGVLPSPRVRWCTRKLKIEPLEKFVGEDNAVSYIGIRADENREGYVSAQPNIYPVYPFKDRGLVKADILNILDDSGIGLPSYYEWRSRSGCSFCFFQRKYEWVKLAEKHPEEFAQAIAYERDHKDGRTYTWTQGETLLELIARKDQVIADHEKAIAREKKTSPKLSLAEVLESVLDDEDDEMPCLACHL is encoded by the coding sequence ATGACTAGACACATTTTAGGATTATCAGGAGGGAAAGATAGTACAGCATTAGCAATTTTGATGCACAAAGAAGTCCCACAAATGGAGTATTTCTTTTGTGATACAGGCAAAGAACTTCCTGAAACATACGAGTATTTAGAAAGGATCAAGGCACGATTAGGAATCAAAATTGAATATCTAAATGCTGAAAGAGATTTTGATCATTGGTTGGAAGTATTTAATGGTGTTCTCCCATCGCCAAGAGTAAGATGGTGTACACGCAAGCTTAAAATAGAACCTCTTGAAAAGTTTGTAGGAGAAGACAACGCCGTTAGTTATATTGGCATAAGAGCAGATGAAAATCGTGAAGGTTATGTATCTGCACAACCAAATATTTATCCAGTTTATCCATTTAAAGATAGAGGTTTAGTCAAGGCAGATATTCTTAACATTCTTGATGATAGTGGGATTGGATTACCTAGTTATTATGAGTGGCGGAGTAGATCAGGCTGTTCTTTTTGCTTTTTTCAGCGTAAATATGAATGGGTAAAACTTGCTGAAAAACATCCTGAAGAATTTGCTCAAGCGATCGCCTATGAAAGAGATCATAAGGATGGAAGAACGTATACTTGGACTCAAGGAGAAACCCTCTTAGAATTGATTGCCCGTAAAGACCAAGTTATTGCTGACCATGAAAAGGCGATCGCCAGAGAAAAGAAAACATCACCAAAGCTTAGTCTTGCCGAAGTATTAGAATCAGTACTAGACGATGAAGATGACGAAATGCCTTGTTTAGCTTGCCATTTGTAA
- a CDS encoding type II toxin-antitoxin system PemK/MazF family toxin — MAKRQQVTLPKRGEIYLVNFDLIVGSEVQKTRPALILQNNISNQHSPITIVAALSSQFDAEIYPIEVLITPPEGGLSHPSVVLLNQIRSIDRQRLVRRLGVVSDQLMDCVNNAILISLGLIDL, encoded by the coding sequence ATGGCAAAACGCCAACAGGTAACACTTCCCAAGAGAGGTGAAATTTACCTAGTAAACTTTGACCTCATAGTTGGCTCAGAAGTTCAAAAAACTCGTCCAGCACTTATTCTCCAAAATAATATTTCTAATCAACATAGTCCGATTACTATTGTTGCTGCCCTCTCATCTCAATTTGATGCTGAGATATATCCCATAGAAGTTTTAATCACGCCACCTGAAGGGGGACTGAGCCATCCATCAGTAGTTTTACTCAACCAAATTCGATCTATTGATAGACAACGCCTAGTTAGGCGACTTGGTGTTGTCTCCGATCAGCTAATGGACTGTGTAAACAATGCAATTCTAATTAGCTTAGGCTTAATCGATCTATGA
- a CDS encoding cysteine desulfurase family protein → MIYLDYHATTPVDPRVASVVMQYMLTEFGNASSIDHIYGDKADRAVKQAAKQVADLVRAVPREVIFTSGATESINLVLQGLPQKSPISHKLKIAVLPLEHKAVLDTCDALTKWGIAEIIFLKVDRQGKLDLKHLETTCSQGIDLICVMAANNEIGTIYPVQEIGAIAQQYDIPFLCDATQSVGKIPINFRDWGITYLTLSGHKMYAPKGIGALILRKGYHLQPLIYGGGQQKGIRAGTLNVAGIAGLGEACRLRQLEMLEDEQVIAAKRDRLQCLLLESVPELVINGNLINRLAGNLHISIPNIPNKAIIARIRDQLAIATGSACASGVEAASHVLQAINLPTNLIEGALRISIGKFTTDVEIDRAANILIAAVHKTQQIILG, encoded by the coding sequence ATGATTTACCTCGATTATCACGCCACCACACCCGTTGATCCGCGTGTCGCTTCAGTTGTCATGCAATATATGCTGACAGAATTTGGCAATGCTAGCAGTATTGACCATATCTACGGAGACAAAGCCGATCGCGCAGTCAAACAAGCCGCCAAACAAGTCGCCGATTTAGTCCGAGCCGTACCTAGAGAAGTAATTTTTACATCTGGTGCAACCGAAAGCATTAATTTGGTTCTACAAGGATTACCCCAAAAATCACCTATCTCCCATAAGCTCAAAATTGCAGTATTACCCTTAGAACATAAAGCTGTTCTTGATACTTGTGATGCCCTAACTAAATGGGGAATTGCCGAGATAATCTTTTTAAAAGTCGATCGCCAAGGCAAACTAGACCTCAAACATTTAGAAACAACTTGCTCTCAAGGAATAGATTTAATTTGTGTGATGGCAGCCAATAACGAGATTGGCACGATTTACCCTGTGCAAGAAATCGGGGCGATCGCGCAACAATATGACATTCCCTTTCTTTGCGATGCCACCCAATCGGTTGGCAAAATTCCCATTAACTTTCGAGACTGGGGCATTACCTACCTGACGCTATCAGGACATAAAATGTATGCCCCTAAAGGCATCGGAGCCTTAATTTTGCGTAAAGGCTATCATCTCCAACCATTAATTTATGGAGGTGGACAGCAAAAAGGGATCAGAGCAGGGACGCTCAATGTTGCTGGAATTGCTGGTCTGGGTGAAGCTTGCCGCTTGCGCCAACTAGAAATGTTAGAAGATGAACAAGTAATTGCAGCTAAACGCGATCGCCTCCAATGTTTATTACTAGAGAGTGTTCCTGAACTTGTGATCAATGGCAATCTCATCAACCGATTGGCGGGAAACTTGCATATTTCTATCCCCAATATTCCCAATAAAGCAATCATTGCTAGAATTCGCGATCAACTGGCGATCGCGACAGGCTCAGCTTGTGCATCAGGAGTTGAGGCTGCTTCTCATGTTTTGCAAGCCATTAACCTACCCACAAACCTCATTGAAGGAGCCTTACGAATTAGCATTGGCAAATTCACAACCGATGTAGAAATTGATCGTGCAGCAAATATCTTGATTGCAGCAGTGCATAAAACTCAACAAATTATTTTGGGTTAA
- a CDS encoding coiled-coil domain-containing protein produces MLLNQLIEINQQGLVARSVSFGLMDDVEKNLKLCRGFVFNHDIDKTRIKNTTVGILDVIRYSFHSSSNPNVHLIVQEYGKGKSHFALTVANFFKLPHERDEVQGILKQLKYATSENNATLEALTAYKQRGKHLVICLSAVAVTDMRKHFFQVLNKELEANGITGAIAQQICREPLEFLQTKLDLTERQKAEAYLKSNCSTTITDLEIRLTQNDFQVIPIVKQVCTHIKGVNPDFDSNIQIEKIIDDLINNLCKGENATFQGVLILFDELYEYLRSWATDPAGSGGLFLQSITDACEKYKGKIALVSLTQRKPSGVTPPKNSEDYKRLVSRIEITSSTYNPKASLELVLDGLLNQRKATSEWQSFWSKWENDLKRKSLEVFGKHAEEYYTGLGWKHNEFYKHLAIGCFPLHPLTSYLLCNLSFAQGRSVIDFIQKEVKDFITSQPIEKNNQLNLIYPIALVDAFESNFANPESNIEFIVEFSNYKSSINKLEKSSDVDPDEIAVLKALLLFYTSGDRLKKADKEKHEEILQTLTGLSPIRIAEAIKKLCKDRELIYLNLGDNTYKFYSGGKGIDEIRVRIKEEAKNRQFFIDDVEKYLNENIGVYTSGKGMTVPQQFIDVKKLRTEDWYFQNKVFSVKSLRSQLQKNQPFKTTDQSGIVAYVVAETSEEILLLEKDIKKLIEKHSYRDQFAVAIAERPIEELAQLMLEQQCADKFKPQEFGAALSQIKGQYVKQIENEIKAVFKSFRFYSHIIEDVPQGDKTNISVIISEILEQAYSLIPPIEGNDKLYLKSAKGSTGNAFIAKRILEDDLRPEALENAYKNIVEVYVKSWGVLRFSLKTKKYEVAIPTQKDVRKAWDKISELTALGEQADRVTQLHQVWEILSSPPYGYNAYTFTILLAAWLAYHRNEVLLEGSFGIPQKKSEQVRSKIEPIKSWVSTNILDKPKEFISEWIIKQRPRIVRRKPSITPVALETYTYDLARQKCEEISDFIATSGTPDKYQSLVEHQQSLTIACSRIEQNFAPVIKIEELIESRSINSWADVSEFTDLYSDLQSPLIDFAENGLTVICTTEQQRRYTQASQSAREKISEAIALEGDRHTKLTTEEACGVHKANLTQAINQLKQIENIPSRFIEGLQKALEQTERVITEIRLSKEVDACKTQIQAVYTTLSDTANQQDYLRIRNQIDTLANDLPNVQQTEIYRSIVDSIEEKQDFLVRQLAEWESQYDISMSRDQASSLQQKISTQSIRYTDELSRDRLHNLLEKLNNIVLERRTQENEKQGIQNLLVTAKAKLNDIKNTNSPLEYIKYYLQLSEVKLDSSSDDEQIEHKLGNIKSESFKLIEQRLSQIIDLCSRRLEENSKNYTQLKSLLPKLQDVAARSDELTSFRIPLNNALNELEEQYNLLQKRIHDNQVMASIRQHSLAKINTLHLCEEAISEIETKRLELNFSEDHATEVQGQIQALQDKANDYIHKIASLQEELSLVNESSQLTRLRDTYNKQHHIFSNSSQFAAYQQLESLINTLDEDIKNITQIQDLASADRAYNIATCDHAITQIDYVKTKLFETERFALSIQSLKDSLLQRKLSYLSKLTEFRDGLNNAATTKEVRQVRKQLNDSSSLYQGSTEVQDYDTVTTEADLLLSLLQLFESQKTETPEDCATEIARLNQWEQDNSEIIQAVRSRFEIKLEELTTKQQALQESQRKSAKSWFDRIQQKRTAIEQIEDQSEKILESNKLLKRIKERFQYEQLLEPEQKQFLEETTNFCNEIKNLDREEKILDLFQELPKTKRELLLKRLAELLEYSGEDS; encoded by the coding sequence ATGCTACTCAATCAACTAATCGAAATCAATCAACAAGGTTTAGTCGCCCGATCTGTCAGTTTTGGGCTAATGGATGATGTCGAAAAAAACTTAAAACTATGTCGAGGCTTCGTTTTCAACCATGACATTGACAAGACTCGCATAAAAAATACAACTGTCGGTATTCTTGATGTAATTCGCTATAGTTTTCATAGCTCTAGTAATCCAAATGTCCATCTAATAGTTCAAGAATATGGAAAAGGAAAATCTCACTTTGCCTTGACTGTCGCCAACTTTTTTAAGCTTCCTCATGAACGAGACGAAGTACAAGGTATCCTAAAACAATTAAAATATGCAACGAGTGAAAATAATGCCACACTCGAAGCTTTAACAGCATACAAACAACGAGGTAAGCATTTAGTAATTTGCCTGAGTGCTGTAGCTGTTACAGATATGCGAAAACATTTTTTTCAAGTACTCAATAAAGAACTTGAAGCAAATGGAATTACTGGGGCGATCGCTCAACAAATTTGCCGCGAACCACTAGAGTTTTTACAAACAAAATTAGACCTCACCGAACGTCAAAAAGCTGAAGCTTATCTCAAAAGTAATTGCTCTACAACCATTACTGACCTTGAAATAAGATTGACTCAAAATGATTTTCAAGTTATTCCGATAGTTAAACAAGTTTGTACTCATATTAAAGGCGTTAATCCTGATTTTGATAGCAATATTCAAATCGAAAAAATTATTGATGATTTGATAAATAACCTCTGTAAAGGCGAAAATGCAACCTTTCAAGGAGTTCTAATTTTATTTGATGAGTTATACGAATATCTACGGAGTTGGGCAACTGACCCCGCAGGCTCAGGCGGATTATTTTTACAAAGCATTACCGATGCTTGCGAAAAGTACAAAGGTAAGATTGCACTAGTCAGCCTCACTCAACGCAAACCAAGTGGAGTTACACCTCCCAAAAATAGCGAAGACTACAAAAGATTAGTTTCTCGAATTGAAATCACTTCTAGCACCTATAACCCCAAGGCTAGTTTAGAGCTAGTTCTTGATGGTCTACTAAACCAACGAAAAGCAACGTCTGAATGGCAATCTTTTTGGAGTAAATGGGAAAATGATTTAAAAAGAAAAAGCCTAGAAGTCTTTGGAAAACACGCCGAAGAATACTATACAGGACTTGGCTGGAAACATAATGAGTTTTATAAACATTTGGCGATCGGCTGTTTTCCTTTACATCCGCTTACTTCTTACTTACTTTGCAATCTATCTTTTGCCCAAGGTAGATCTGTAATTGACTTCATCCAGAAGGAAGTCAAAGACTTTATTACCAGTCAACCAATTGAAAAAAACAACCAACTAAATCTTATCTATCCTATTGCTTTAGTTGACGCATTTGAAAGTAACTTTGCTAATCCTGAATCAAACATTGAATTCATTGTTGAATTCTCAAACTACAAATCTTCTATAAACAAACTCGAAAAATCATCGGATGTTGATCCAGATGAAATTGCTGTACTCAAAGCATTATTACTTTTTTACACAAGTGGAGACAGGCTGAAAAAAGCTGACAAAGAAAAGCATGAAGAAATACTTCAAACTTTAACGGGTTTATCTCCAATTCGCATTGCTGAAGCCATCAAGAAACTTTGTAAAGATAGAGAATTGATCTATCTTAACCTCGGTGACAATACCTACAAGTTTTATAGCGGCGGTAAAGGCATTGATGAAATACGAGTTCGGATCAAGGAAGAAGCTAAGAACAGACAGTTTTTTATTGATGACGTAGAAAAATATCTCAATGAGAACATTGGCGTATATACAAGTGGGAAAGGAATGACTGTTCCCCAACAATTTATAGATGTTAAGAAATTACGCACCGAAGATTGGTATTTTCAAAACAAGGTATTCTCAGTCAAAAGTTTACGATCACAGCTTCAAAAAAATCAGCCATTTAAAACCACTGACCAATCAGGCATCGTTGCGTATGTAGTTGCTGAAACCAGCGAAGAAATATTACTACTCGAAAAAGACATTAAAAAGCTAATCGAAAAGCATTCATATCGCGACCAATTTGCTGTAGCGATCGCTGAGCGTCCAATCGAAGAATTAGCACAGTTAATGCTAGAGCAACAGTGTGCTGACAAGTTCAAACCGCAAGAATTCGGCGCTGCCCTCAGTCAAATCAAAGGTCAATACGTCAAACAGATTGAGAATGAAATTAAGGCAGTTTTCAAATCATTCAGATTCTATTCTCATATTATTGAAGATGTCCCACAAGGTGACAAGACTAACATCTCAGTCATTATCAGCGAAATTTTAGAACAAGCTTATTCACTCATTCCTCCGATTGAGGGCAATGACAAACTCTACTTAAAAAGCGCAAAGGGTAGTACAGGTAACGCATTTATTGCTAAGCGAATCCTAGAAGATGACTTGCGCCCTGAAGCATTAGAAAACGCTTACAAAAACATTGTAGAAGTATATGTAAAATCTTGGGGAGTATTGAGATTTAGTCTAAAGACTAAGAAATATGAAGTTGCAATTCCAACCCAAAAAGACGTTAGAAAAGCTTGGGACAAGATTTCAGAATTAACAGCTTTAGGAGAACAAGCTGATAGAGTTACCCAACTTCATCAAGTCTGGGAAATTCTATCTTCTCCGCCTTATGGCTACAACGCTTACACGTTTACTATTTTACTCGCAGCATGGCTGGCGTATCATCGCAATGAAGTATTGCTCGAAGGTAGTTTTGGGATTCCTCAAAAGAAATCAGAACAGGTTAGATCTAAGATCGAACCAATAAAGAGCTGGGTTAGTACGAATATTCTTGATAAGCCTAAAGAGTTTATTAGTGAATGGATTATCAAACAAAGACCTAGAATAGTTCGCCGTAAGCCTTCTATTACTCCAGTAGCATTAGAAACATATACCTATGATCTTGCTAGGCAGAAGTGTGAAGAGATTTCTGATTTTATAGCTACTTCTGGAACTCCAGATAAATACCAGAGCCTAGTCGAGCATCAGCAATCTTTAACGATCGCCTGTTCTCGAATTGAACAGAATTTTGCACCTGTAATCAAAATAGAGGAGTTAATAGAATCTAGATCTATCAATTCATGGGCTGATGTCTCAGAATTTACCGATTTATACTCAGATTTGCAAAGTCCGCTTATCGACTTTGCTGAAAATGGGCTTACAGTTATTTGCACAACAGAACAGCAAAGACGCTATACACAAGCCTCACAGTCTGCTCGTGAAAAAATTAGCGAAGCGATCGCACTCGAAGGTGATCGCCATACAAAGTTAACAACAGAAGAAGCTTGCGGCGTACACAAAGCAAACCTAACCCAAGCTATCAATCAACTCAAGCAAATCGAGAACATTCCATCTAGATTTATAGAAGGTCTGCAAAAAGCTCTTGAACAGACAGAAAGAGTGATTACAGAGATCAGACTCAGTAAAGAAGTTGATGCTTGCAAAACCCAAATCCAAGCAGTTTATACAACGTTGAGTGATACTGCCAATCAACAAGACTATCTGCGTATCCGTAACCAGATTGATACACTAGCGAACGATTTGCCTAATGTTCAACAAACAGAAATATATCGTAGTATTGTTGACAGCATTGAAGAAAAACAAGATTTTTTAGTTAGGCAACTTGCTGAATGGGAGTCTCAATATGATATTTCGATGAGTCGAGATCAAGCGTCATCTCTTCAACAGAAAATTTCTACCCAAAGCATTCGCTACACCGATGAACTGAGTCGCGATCGCTTACATAACCTACTAGAGAAATTAAATAATATTGTTCTTGAGCGTCGTACTCAGGAAAATGAAAAGCAAGGAATACAAAACTTACTTGTCACAGCAAAAGCTAAACTCAATGACATCAAAAATACAAATAGTCCGCTTGAGTATATCAAGTACTATTTGCAATTATCAGAAGTAAAATTAGATTCATCATCCGATGATGAGCAAATTGAGCATAAGTTAGGCAATATCAAATCAGAGTCATTTAAACTTATAGAACAAAGACTATCTCAAATAATTGATTTGTGCAGTCGTAGATTAGAAGAGAACTCTAAAAACTATACACAGCTTAAATCTTTACTACCTAAGTTACAAGACGTAGCTGCTAGATCAGATGAGTTGACCTCTTTTAGAATCCCTCTAAATAATGCTCTTAATGAGCTAGAAGAGCAATATAACTTGTTGCAAAAACGGATTCATGACAATCAAGTTATGGCATCAATTCGTCAACATTCTTTAGCAAAAATAAATACACTACACCTATGTGAAGAAGCGATTTCTGAAATAGAAACTAAACGTCTAGAACTTAATTTTTCTGAAGATCATGCCACAGAGGTTCAAGGTCAGATCCAAGCATTGCAGGATAAGGCTAATGACTACATACATAAAATCGCATCTTTACAAGAAGAACTATCATTAGTCAATGAATCTAGCCAATTAACAAGACTAAGAGATACATACAATAAGCAACATCATATTTTTAGCAACTCCTCTCAATTTGCAGCCTATCAACAACTTGAATCTCTCATCAATACACTTGATGAGGACATTAAAAATATTACGCAAATACAGGATCTAGCTTCTGCTGATCGTGCTTATAATATCGCCACCTGTGATCATGCGATCACCCAAATTGATTACGTTAAAACAAAATTATTTGAAACTGAGAGATTTGCCTTGAGCATACAATCTCTCAAAGACTCTCTACTTCAGCGAAAACTGAGTTATCTATCCAAGCTTACCGAATTTAGGGATGGGCTAAATAATGCTGCAACAACCAAAGAAGTTAGACAAGTTCGTAAGCAACTAAACGATTCATCCAGCCTTTATCAAGGTTCTACAGAAGTACAGGATTACGATACTGTTACAACTGAAGCGGATTTATTACTATCCCTCTTACAGCTTTTTGAATCACAGAAAACAGAAACCCCTGAAGACTGTGCCACAGAAATTGCAAGGCTGAATCAATGGGAACAAGATAACTCAGAAATTATCCAAGCAGTGCGATCACGCTTTGAGATAAAGCTTGAAGAGTTAACAACCAAGCAACAAGCCCTGCAAGAAAGCCAACGTAAATCAGCAAAATCTTGGTTTGATCGCATTCAACAAAAAAGGACAGCGATCGAGCAAATTGAAGATCAGTCTGAAAAAATCTTAGAGTCAAATAAGCTTTTAAAACGTATTAAAGAGCGTTTTCAATATGAACAACTTCTAGAACCAGAACAAAAGCAGTTTCTAGAAGAAACAACTAATTTCTGTAATGAAATTAAAAATCTAGATCGCGAAGAAAAAATTCTTGATCTATTTCAAGAACTACCAAAAACTAAACGAGAACTTTTGCTTAAACGATTAGCCGAACTTCTCGAATATTCTGGTGAGGACTCCTAA